Proteins from a genomic interval of Myxococcota bacterium:
- a CDS encoding ABC transporter ATP-binding protein, which produces MLSVESLDVRYGAIHALRGVSFEARAGEIVSLIGSNGAGKSTLLRAISGLIHPASGRVALRGQDVTRAAPEAIVALGCSHVPEGRRIFANLTVLENLQMGAWPGRAPEKAGLERVLGLFPRLAERLTQAGGTLSGGEQQMLAIGRALMAAPAVLLLDEPSLGLAPLLVRQIFEIVREINGQGTTVVLVEQNAHQALRLAKRAYVLETGSLALSGEASELARDPRVRRAYLGEAAPG; this is translated from the coding sequence GTCGAGTCACTCGACGTGCGCTACGGGGCGATCCACGCGCTGCGCGGCGTGTCGTTCGAGGCCCGCGCCGGCGAGATCGTGAGCCTGATCGGCTCGAACGGCGCGGGCAAGTCGACGCTCTTGCGCGCGATCTCGGGCCTGATCCACCCCGCGTCCGGGCGCGTCGCGCTGCGCGGGCAGGACGTGACTCGCGCGGCGCCCGAGGCGATCGTCGCGCTCGGCTGCTCCCACGTGCCCGAGGGCCGGCGCATCTTCGCGAACCTGACCGTGCTCGAGAACCTGCAGATGGGCGCGTGGCCGGGCCGCGCGCCCGAGAAGGCGGGGCTGGAGCGCGTGCTCGGCCTGTTCCCGCGCCTCGCCGAGCGACTCACCCAGGCCGGCGGCACGCTCTCGGGCGGCGAGCAGCAGATGCTGGCGATCGGCCGCGCGCTGATGGCGGCGCCGGCGGTGCTCCTGCTCGACGAGCCGTCGCTCGGACTCGCGCCGCTCCTGGTGCGCCAGATCTTCGAGATCGTGCGCGAGATCAACGGCCAGGGTACGACCGTGGTGCTGGTGGAGCAGAACGCCCACCAGGCCCTGCGCCTGGCGAAGCGCGCCTATGTGCTCGAGACCGGGTCACTCGCGCTCTCGGGCGAGGCCTCGGAGCTGGCGCGCGATCCGCGGGTGCGACGCGCCTATCTCGGCGAGGCGGCTCCGGGGTAG